GAAGCGGTGGAAACCCAGGACGACAGCCGAGCAACCAGCTACACAACCCTGGCGGCCGGGTCCGATTTCCGCCACGAACTCGAGATCCGCCGCTCCCGTTTCATTACGGTGCTCCGCCGTTCGCCGGATGAGGACACTGCCCGGTCCCTGGTGGCCGATCTCCGCCGGGAATTCCACGATGCCCGGCACCATTGCTCCGCCTTCGTCATCGGCCCGGACCGTATGATCCAACGGTCGTCTGATGACGGTGAGCCCTCCGGCACGGCCGGAATTCCCATGCTTGAGGCGCTCATCAAGCGCGAGACGGCGGACGGGGTCACCGACCTGAGCGACGTCAGTGCCGTCGTCGTGCGTTATTTCGGTGGAATCCTGCTGGGAGCGGGCGGCTTGGTCAGGGCCTATTCCGAATCGGTTTCCAAAGCCCTGGACCTTGCTCCCTTGGTGGAACGGAAACGCCTGCGCCTCTGTGACATCGGCGTGCCGCACGCGGACGCCGGA
This genomic interval from Paenarthrobacter ureafaciens contains the following:
- a CDS encoding IMPACT family protein, which produces METQDDSRATSYTTLAAGSDFRHELEIRRSRFITVLRRSPDEDTARSLVADLRREFHDARHHCSAFVIGPDRMIQRSSDDGEPSGTAGIPMLEALIKRETADGVTDLSDVSAVVVRYFGGILLGAGGLVRAYSESVSKALDLAPLVERKRLRLCDIGVPHADAGRLENELRSGGFVMAETLYEARQAVLRVALPDEPAVLEEAQDRVAALTAGASVLNPQGTEWVDVPR